The following coding sequences are from one Hyphomonas adhaerens MHS-3 window:
- a CDS encoding efflux RND transporter periplasmic adaptor subunit, with translation MVNWVLRTALAITSLAILGEPALSQTVEVSAASRKALGISTAPVRAESAIEGTRTFGTVITPPGNSTPVASPFEAVILETLVIPGMQVKAGDPVALLYSPDYETARAELESQRIMAEHMDHLLERALELRELGLRSAQEADEAEHDSKTAHLNLAAYQRRLSAVRSTGEAGRFKLVAPASGTVASVSVDAGEAVGMSEPFLSIFDGKRYWLDVALPERVANTFSIGSTVSLAGSAGKGTVVAIDPTVDARLQSVRIKIELPSSTSWRLGQLVNLSLDAAGQENNLIIPAQAIVRINGVDCVFIDTGSGFRRAEVSVLTRSREDAVLSGGVSSGDQVAVSGLAALKNLAEGV, from the coding sequence ATGGTGAATTGGGTATTGCGCACAGCGCTGGCGATAACTTCTCTGGCAATTTTAGGCGAACCGGCACTTTCCCAGACGGTTGAAGTGTCCGCCGCAAGCCGGAAAGCGCTTGGCATATCGACGGCCCCCGTTCGCGCAGAAAGCGCGATCGAAGGCACAAGGACGTTCGGAACGGTCATTACGCCGCCCGGCAACTCAACGCCGGTCGCCAGCCCGTTTGAAGCGGTTATTCTCGAGACGCTGGTAATCCCCGGCATGCAGGTGAAAGCTGGAGACCCGGTCGCCCTACTCTACAGCCCCGACTACGAAACGGCCCGCGCGGAACTCGAATCCCAGCGCATCATGGCCGAACATATGGACCACCTGCTCGAACGCGCCCTGGAACTTCGCGAGCTTGGCCTGCGCTCGGCGCAGGAAGCAGATGAAGCCGAGCATGACTCGAAAACAGCCCACCTAAACCTCGCTGCGTATCAGCGGCGCCTGAGCGCCGTTCGCAGCACCGGAGAGGCTGGCCGGTTCAAACTCGTTGCCCCCGCCTCCGGCACGGTCGCCAGCGTGTCTGTCGACGCCGGGGAAGCGGTTGGCATGTCCGAACCTTTCCTCTCCATTTTTGACGGCAAACGGTACTGGCTGGACGTCGCCTTGCCTGAGCGTGTGGCGAACACCTTCTCCATCGGTTCGACGGTGTCACTGGCAGGCTCTGCCGGAAAAGGCACCGTTGTGGCGATCGACCCGACCGTCGATGCGCGTCTGCAGTCAGTCCGGATAAAGATTGAACTTCCATCCTCGACCTCCTGGCGCCTCGGCCAACTGGTCAATCTCTCACTCGATGCGGCCGGCCAGGAAAACAATCTCATCATTCCCGCGCAGGCGATCGTCCGTATCAACGGCGTTGACTGTGTCTTTATTGATACCGGCAGCGGCTTCCGCCGCGCGGAAGTCAGCGTGCTGACCCGCAGCCGGGAAGATGCCGTATTGAGTGGTGGCGTCTCATCCGGCGACCAGGTTGCGGTCTCCGGCCTCGCTGCCCTCAAAAACCTTGCTGAAGGAGTCTGA
- a CDS encoding response regulator, whose product MRTLIIEDNHELASLLAERLGARGIDSDIAGGIAEADDHMAVGQFDVIMLDLGLPDGDGIDWLRSLPADRPPVLILSARSTLDDRVTGLDTGADDYLVKPAEIDEIAARLRALIRRPGRRDPVVLTVGDVTFDTTTRQAELSGRPLAIGRKEADFLEILLRNAGKVVPRERIEGALYSAADPVTPNALEAVASRLRRRFAEVGEDDILHTVRGVGYLFGNRRVS is encoded by the coding sequence ATGCGAACGCTGATCATCGAAGACAATCACGAACTGGCCAGCCTGCTGGCGGAGCGGCTCGGCGCGCGCGGTATCGACAGTGATATCGCTGGCGGCATTGCTGAAGCGGACGATCACATGGCTGTTGGGCAGTTCGACGTGATCATGCTGGACCTCGGCCTGCCCGATGGCGATGGCATTGACTGGCTGCGCAGCCTACCTGCCGATCGTCCGCCCGTCCTGATTCTGTCGGCGCGCAGTACGCTGGATGATCGCGTCACAGGGCTGGACACAGGCGCGGACGATTATCTGGTCAAACCCGCCGAAATCGATGAAATCGCCGCTCGCCTGCGCGCCCTGATCCGCCGTCCCGGCCGCCGCGACCCTGTCGTCCTGACGGTGGGCGACGTCACGTTCGACACGACGACCCGGCAGGCAGAGCTTTCCGGCCGCCCGCTCGCGATCGGCCGGAAAGAAGCAGACTTCCTTGAAATCCTTTTGCGGAATGCAGGCAAGGTCGTCCCTCGCGAGCGGATTGAAGGTGCGCTGTACAGCGCCGCAGATCCGGTGACGCCGAATGCGCTGGAGGCCGTGGCGTCCCGCCTGCGCCGCCGGTTCGCCGAAGTGGGGGAAGACGACATCCTCCACACCGTCCGCGGCGTGGGCTATCTGTTCGGAAACCGGAGAGTGTCATGA
- a CDS encoding sensor histidine kinase, producing MNSIAGRLLRGLLISSLVGGAVLTIMVIYEYGLLSANPPPLWKTVREITEHVLVPFGVFLLLFGTGALLVVRRVEGQLKGIAGDVRQAAQELRSYQTPPDALPRELTPFTEAVNELTSRLAAHARRQEAFAADAAHELKTPLSILALSLDKLPAEDAAPLRAQIRALSDMVDQLLLLARSNAPDTAQRRSLIEPDALARRIVAELAPAAIQAGRELSVESDHPAPFRGLEEAVAASLRTLIVNALRAAPEGSEVIVRAGPGANLAVIDGGQGLTPDELDKLKARGIRADRAPGGEAGLGLAIADRIADSHGGELVTCQPAYSGLALRFPAARPA from the coding sequence ATGAACTCCATCGCTGGCAGATTGCTTCGTGGCCTGTTGATCTCAAGCTTGGTTGGCGGCGCCGTGCTGACCATCATGGTCATCTATGAATACGGCCTTCTCAGCGCGAACCCGCCCCCGCTCTGGAAAACGGTCCGCGAGATCACCGAACACGTGCTTGTGCCCTTCGGCGTCTTCCTCCTGCTCTTCGGCACCGGCGCGCTGCTGGTGGTGCGCCGCGTAGAGGGGCAATTGAAAGGAATCGCCGGCGATGTCCGGCAAGCCGCTCAGGAACTCCGCAGTTATCAGACGCCTCCCGACGCGCTGCCCAGAGAACTGACCCCCTTTACGGAAGCGGTGAATGAACTCACCAGCCGGTTGGCAGCCCATGCGCGGCGGCAGGAGGCCTTTGCGGCCGACGCGGCACATGAGCTCAAGACCCCGCTCTCGATCCTCGCGCTGTCCCTCGACAAACTGCCAGCGGAAGACGCTGCGCCTTTGCGGGCCCAGATCCGTGCTCTGTCAGACATGGTCGACCAGCTTCTGCTGCTGGCCCGCAGCAACGCGCCCGACACGGCACAGCGCCGGAGCCTGATTGAGCCTGATGCCCTCGCGCGCCGCATTGTGGCTGAACTCGCGCCTGCCGCGATCCAGGCCGGACGTGAATTGTCGGTGGAATCCGATCATCCGGCCCCTTTCCGGGGATTGGAGGAGGCGGTCGCCGCATCCCTCCGGACTTTGATCGTCAACGCCCTGCGCGCCGCGCCGGAAGGCAGTGAAGTGATTGTCCGCGCGGGCCCCGGTGCGAACCTCGCCGTGATCGACGGCGGACAGGGCCTGACACCGGACGAGCTGGACAAACTTAAAGCGCGCGGCATCCGGGCAGATCGCGCGCCGGGCGGAGAAGCCGGCCTCGGCCTCGCAATTGCGGACCGGATTGCCGATTCCCATGGCGGTGAACTGGTCACTTGCCAGCCGGCATATTCCGGACTTGCCCTTCGCTTCCCCGCCGCACGCCCTGCCTGA